Sequence from the Amaranthus tricolor cultivar Red isolate AtriRed21 chromosome 16, ASM2621246v1, whole genome shotgun sequence genome:
TCAAGGGAATTCGATTTACTGTATTGGGTATTCGCTTTTTATATACTCCATTATATGTTCTCTGTTCTTGAAACAAAAAATTACTGTCAAAAGCAGGAAACAGAAGAGTAAAATATACTTGGATTATCTTGATTCATTATGAACACAGTTCACAAATAAGCATTGATGTTTTTCTGATTACGAAACCGAAATCTGATAAGTCTGTACACAGGTTCCATATCAGCACACAAAGGTTACAAATGATATTTTGTACTATGGCGGGCATGAGGGGTATTGCATACATGATACAACAAATGCTCATTGTTCAGTAACTAAAATGTGTACAGCGTAATGAAGACCTAACTGAAGTATTTTGCATACATTTTCTCTGCAATAGATAGAGCATCTCCTCGAGCCTTAACAGGGTAGATATTTGTACCAGATTGCCATTTATTTGAATAGGATATCCATTCCCTTCTCCATAAATCAGCTTGGAAGATCTTATTGTTTTTCAAAGATCTTCTGAGATTATTGAAATATGTCTCTGCACGAGGAAGGTAGTAGTCTTCCAACAGCCCACTCCAGAATTTGTTTGCTGAAATAGAGCAATTACATTCAAAGAGAATAAGAACCCAACGGAAACAATGAAGTGGGCCCCCAACTTTTAGGGTTGGCAGAGTTTTGATTCTGACATAAACCCTGTGATCCCAACTCCCCGACGTTCTTAACTGGGTGGTATATGTTATGAGTACCTTCTATTGGGTCCTGTAGGACACAAATATGAGAAAGTGTCGGTGTGACCCCATGTCCGAATGTTTAGCATCAGACATAGACCCTTAAGGAGTTGAGTTGAAAGGAAAGGCCCAAGTAACATATCATTCGGTTGTGCCAAGGAGACAACTAGAGAACcatcaccaaaaaaaaaaagaaagaaaagataaCTAGAAAAACTATAATTTACCATAATCATGGAGCTTGCTCTGTTTGGTTTCTGTTGTATCGAACCACATTGTAATTTGGGTTCTGGCATTCCACTCAAACTGCAATTAAAGTGGAATTGTATATAAATTAtgcatgtaaaaaaaatatatggccGAGAAATTGGCATTAAGCACAAGGAAAAAAAGAACATCCTTTCTAACCTGTCTCATCTCCATGGGATTCGAAGCCAGCCTTTTGGCACTATCTAGCCAAGTCCCGAGAAGAAAATTATCATCAGATGCAAGTAATTCCTCAATGTCTTTTATGAGCTGAATGAACTTTTGGCAATGAATGTCCAATGCTTTTATATCTCTAAGCAGAAAAGCAGTCACAGCTTTCAGGTATGCATCATTTGCTAGCTTTGAAAGAGCTTGTCGAGTCAAATCAACCAAATCGTATCTGCCATTAAAaaccaaatttatttttatttcttgggGTATATCTCATTTCTACTCTATATCATCTATTAAGTAAAGAGTAAAGACATGATATCACTAATCAGATTGTGGAACTAATTTTGAAATTCTTTCTAATGCATTTCATCAGAAGcagaaaatatttcaatttCGCAAGAACGAATGAAAAGGTGAATATATGCGGACAATCACGCATATAGATGTTCTTAGTTGTATATTACTATTAAAGATAATGGCCAAATAAAGTCTACTCTTAGCAATGATCTCTCGCGGTCATttattttggttcatgtagccgaccCCATGTAGTTGGGATTAATGATTCAGGCTTTGGTATTATTGTGTTGTGCTCCACAATTAGCAAGTTTATTGAAGTGGGGTGTGTGATAGTTTTTTGAAGAGTAGGGTGGGTTGAGGAGGGGCAAAAGGGGTCAGAGAGTAAAGTTTAAACAATTTGCATTTTTGAATTTAAGGACCTCGCACCAAAAGGCTTAAACAAGCTAGGTGGTACCTTCCCGGCATCTAAAAGGTATAAGAGAACTTAAAAGGTTGGATACAAACCTATAAGTAAGACTTCCCACAAGATCGTTTCTGGCATCAAGAAATAGACGTAAAGCCTTGATAACTTCTTGAGTTGGATACCACAGATGTGGGGATGGCAAAGAAAGACCCGACTCAAGCAAAAAATGCCTTGAGCTACCTTGTAAGTTGAAAAGATTTTGTTTCTGGTTTTCTGTGGTTACATAAAGAGTCGTGTTGGTCACAGGATCCCAGTCAGGAAATTCAACAATGTAATCCTTGTTATGATCCTGAACAAAAATGGACATAAATTTATCACAGAACAAATAGAAAACAAATGAGAGAGGAAGTATCTCAGACAACATCAAGTTTGCATTCCAGTTTCACATCAACAAAAAACTAGTCATAACGTAACCTTTACAAGCCAGGGTAAGTCAGTTTAGACATGTTCAGCCTTCACATTATCAAAAGAGTGTTTTTATCAAAAGCATTGACTAACGTCATATAAAACGTGATGCACAAGTAGCTTAAAATATTTAGGTACATCATAAGTTCATAACCCAAACTCAAAATAGTTAGCAGTAACTCTTTCAAACTATATTTCAATAACATTTTTGGAAGGAGAAGAATGGAAGAGAAGGGAAGGGGAGGGAAGGGAaagagggggggggggagggAAGATTGATGATCTTAGTTTTTTCTTTCCAATTCCCTTCCTTACATTTCCCTGTCTTTCCCTATTTGTATTCAAATGAAAGAAATGCAATCCCTCCATTTCCCTCCATTTCCTCCCATCCAAGCAGTGTCAGTGTCATGGACATTCTGCTAAAGAAGACAAATGTATTGTCAAGTAGTTTTACATTCACATTCTTATCCTTCAAATGGGATTGTCATTGTAATCATGTTTAAGTTCACATTTAAATCTACAGGTGAAATGTAGAAGACTCAATCCCCTTGCTAAAACAACAAAAACTTCTGCACATAAATACATGATAAGACAGCATCAGAAGAAACATCAAGACATAAACTTCCAGGGGTGCCACCCTTGAAGAATCTTTGTTGTTTGAAGATGAATAAAGTCATCTCGTCACAACACTAATACTATGGGCAAGAAAGAACTTACTGCAATTCCATCTGTGCAGTTGTAAATGGTGTGATATAGAATTTCCCAAGCTGTCTCTAGCTGATGAATGGCTTTACCATAGCGCCTATGAGAATATGTTTTAATCCATTCCTAtgtgaagaaaataataatttcgtGAGACAGGTACTTTCATTATGACTAATTAAATAGATACAGTACGCATTTAAGCGCGCCTAATGGGGGTTGCAACTTGCAAGCAGTGGCGGAGCCATATGCATCAATGTGGGGTcaattaaggtttttttttattattattcattagaAAACATGTGCACCTACCACAAGTTGAACTTTTTCATTTCGATATGCCATTTCAGACATGAGCTCATAAACAACAGGATTATGCTCTATTCCTTCCATGCACATACCAACACCAACCTAGATAACAAGAAACAAGAATATATATAACTTCTGTTCCCGATCAATGAAGCTGAAGGCACGTGAGCTTATCACACCGTACCATTGTTGAATTTTCACTAATCCGAGCATCAACTGGCCCTGAAGATATAGAATCCAAGACACCATACATTTCAATATTCCCACCAAAGTTGTGAAGCATGCACCTGGTTACACATCAACACTTACTAGTGACTACAGTGACTCATTTATAACGACTCACCTGCAGAAAGAAAGATTAGTTACCAGATATAAGGCGTGCCATAGAATTGAGATGATATTTTCCAAACGGGTTTGACATCAGCAAATAGATCAAGAACAATCATCTTCCCTTTGGGAACAGAATGAAGAAGAGCCTATAATGAAGAGGGGTACACATGAAAAAACAGCACAAAGAGGGAAAACCCAAAAAACCTGAAAAAACAGGAGTCAAGACTCAAAAACATACTTCCATTTGAGGCGGCTTCCAAAATTTAGAATCTGAATAAAAGAGCCATCCCTGCATCGAAATAAATGATGGGGATTAAAATTACAGGTAGAATAGGCAGTGCATAAGTGTATCGAATATGTTGAAATAGTAAGTCCAATGAATATACAAACAAGCAGCGATAAAATCTACATGCTGACATTACCCGATATAGTTCATATCTTAGTTTTTAGACTACATGACAAAACACTTAAATTGATAAGATCGTGTAAACCTGTATCAGATGCCATTTAATACTCCTTCTGCCCCAAAGATAcgttccattttttttattcatacgAGTCTATTACTTTAGTCAAACAAGAGCATATCTTTGGGAAGGCGGGAGTTCTTAAGTTTCCCAATCAACCCAGCAAAATAATGTGGTAAATAAGAGAAGACTCATTGATGATTTTCATTGACGACTGAAGTCACTGAACATAACGTAAAAGATACAAAAATGATGTATCCCTGCATCAAtcaaattatgtaaattatgtTGTTCTAGAAGTCAAGATGATCAAGCATTCAAAATTTGCAGGAATAATTTCTACCAACATTGAAATTTCAAAATAGTTCTGCTGGAAATCAAAGTGTtacaaacagaaaaaaaaagaaaaagaagaatgaTTCAGAGAATGTGGATTGCTATTATCACGCAGTGATGGAGTATTACAAGACCCTTCTTTTGAGAGGAAGGTGCTCTCCCAGTGATACTATGTGTTTAATAAAAATTTGCCTGCCTTCCCTTCTACCCCATTCTCTATTATATAAACAGATCCATAACAAACTTTCTCAAGTATGCTCTTAACAAGGTAACTAGGCTAACAAACTCTTAACAACTTTCTTCTAGATTTACTATATTACCCTCTACCCTCAAAACTGCAATTATCTCCCAGGTTAGCAACAATTGGTAGCTTCAACCATCTTCTAGTGACTTCTTCTTGGGCCTTCTAGCATAAGTGAAACGGATATCTGTTTTGGGCTGGTTTCTTGCAATACCCCCTACCCACAGattcaccttgtcctcaaggtggaaATTAGGATATCTGAGGTGGACTTCCTCAAAGGACTCCCACGTAGCTTCAAAATCTTGCAAACCCTTCCAATGAATCAGGACTTCCATATTAGCTTGAGAATTGCGCACCCCAAGCACAGCCCAAGGTTCCACCTCTAACACCAAGTCAGCAGTCAATTGGCTAGGAAGATTGGTCGGTTGATGCCCTGCTCCTAAGGCCTTCTTGAGCTGGGAGATGTGAAAGACGGGATGAATTTTGGACCCTGGGGGAAGTTTCAATTTGTAGGCAACTTGACCAATCCTTTCTAGCACAGGGTACGGTCCATAGAACCGAGGTGAAAGTTTCTCGTTAACACGCTTCACTAAGGACTGTTGTCGATACGGTTGTAGCTTCAAGTAAACCATATCGCCTACCTGAAAAGAACCCTCCCGTCGCTTCTTATTCTCATATTGCTGCATATACACTTGGACTTGAACCAGATGAAACTTCAATTCATCCAAAATGGCATCACGTTCTTGCAATTGCGTTTCTACTGATGACACAGTTGTGTGGCCAGCGGAGAATCGAATCAAATGAGGGGGATCCCTGCCATATACGGCCTTGAAGGGGGTGTAATTAGTGGCGGTATGGAAAGAAGTGTTATACCAATATTCAGCCCACGGTAACCAGCGAGCCCATGTGTGCGGTTACCAGCCACAAAACATCTCAAATACGACTCTACGCCTTTGTTGACGACCTCAGTTTGGCCATCTGTCCGAGGGTGATAAGTCGTACTGCGCAGAAGCTGAGTGCCTTGTGATTTGAATAGCTCCGACCAAAAGATGCTCAGGAACACCTTGTCCCGATCAGAGACAATGGAGTCGGGTACTCCATGTAACCTCACGACCTCAGATATGAATTTTTGGGCCACGTTCTGAGCAGTATAGGGATGCTTAAGTGGAATGAAATGCCCATACTTGGTCAGTCTATCTACTACCACGAGTATAGTGTCCCAACCCAAGAACTTGGGTAATTTCTCAATGAAATCCATGGAAATGTCCTCCCAAACCCTCTCAGGAACAGGTAATGGTTGGAGGAGTCCTAAAGGAGATAAGGTGGACAGCTTGTTTTGTTGACAGACATGACAGTGCTGCACATATTTTGCCACGTCCTTCCTCATCCCGAACCAGAACCATTCCTCGGCCAAGCGCTGGTAGGTCTTGAGGTCACCAGCGTGCCCTCCTACCGCGGAATCATGGTATTCTTTGAGTAATTTAGAGGTGAGCTCACACTGCTTTGGTATTACTATCCTCCCTTTATATTTTAAAACCCCATTTTTCAGAGAAAACCATTTCGGTGTTCCTTCTCCCTTTTAACACTGAGTTACCAATCGTTGCAACGTGGCGTCCTTTGCTATGAAAGCCTGCACATAATCCCATCGTAACCCACACGACACTACCAGAGCGCTATACGTAACTTTGGGGCTGTGTTGACGTGATAGAGCATCGGCCACTTTGTTCGTAGAGCCTGGTTTGTAGTGAATTGCAAAAGTGTACCCCATCAGCTTACTGACCCATCTTTGGTATGCTTGCCCCACCTCTCTTTGTTCCAAGAGGAACTTAAGACTCCACTGATCAGTGCGGACAATGAAATGACGACCCAGCAAGTAATGCCTCCACTTCTCTACTGCAAAGACTATGGCCATGAGTTCTTTTTCATATATAGGTTTACCCCTATTGCGAATGCCCAGAATCTTGCTATAGTATGCAATGGGATGCCCAGCTTGTAGTAAGACAGCCCCTAATCCATGCCCGGACGCATCCCTTGATAAACTTGCGATAGTATCCTGTCAAGCCCAGGAATCCCCGAAGCTGCTTCAGATTCGAGGGGCAAGGCCAATCCAACATAGCCTGTATCTTGGACGAGTCAACTTCCACTCCGGCTGCCGATATCACATGACCAAGATAGGCCACCCTCTCTTATCCCACTTCACATTTCTTGAAGTTAGCAAAGAGTCGTTGGTCTGAAAGAACCTGTAGAACTTGGGCTAAGTGTCTCTAGTGTGTCTCAATACAAGGGCTATATACCAGTATATCATCAAAGAACACAATTACGAATTTACGTAGGAACGGCTTGAATACGTCATTCATAAGAGATTGAAATGTGGTCGGAGTGTTGGTTAGCCCAAAGGGCATGACCAAGAACTCGTAATGACCCTCATGGGTACGGAAAGCGGTCTTATGAACATCTGCGGCCTTCACACAAATCTGATGATAGCCAGATTTTAGGTCCAGCTTGGTGAAGATGGCCGAACCCCCCAATTCATCAAGCAACTCATCAATGGCGGGTATGGGAAATTTATCCGGAACTGTTTCCTTGTTTAGGGCCCTATAATCTACGCAAAAACGCCACGACCCGTCTTTCTTCTTCACCAATAAAACCGGGCTAGAGTAGGCGCTGGTGGAGGGTTGAATCACTCTTGCTCTGAGCATATCCGCCACGAATTTTTCAATCTCATCCTTTTGTGTTTGCGGGTATCTGTATGGTCGAACGCTGACGGGATTAGCTCCACTACGCAACACTATGGCGTGTTCAATACGTCGTTGTGGAGGTAACCCTTCCGGAAGGTGAAACACATGCTTAAATTCCCGTATCAACGATAGGAACTCTTCCGGAATGGTTGGCTCATTTTCTCCCTTACCTTCCAACTGATTCCATTCCAGGAGGTATCCTTGCCTTTCCTTCTGCAGAGTTTTGATCATGGCCTTGAGAGATATTCCCGTTCGCCCCAGATAAGGATCACCCCTTAAGGTGATCATTGTACCCCCCAACTGAAATTTTAGTGTCTGTGTTTTCCAATTGGTTGAAATGGTCCCCAATTTCTCCAGCCATTGAATGCCCAGAATTACGTCTGAACTGCCCAAGGGAAGAATCAGAAATTCTTCAACGATTGTGACCCCCTGGAGGTCCAGCACGACACCTTTACATACCCCTTCCCCTTGTACTGTCTCACCGGTGCCTAAGGTCACCCCAAAACTCCTGTTTTCTGTTGGATTAAGACCAAGCTGCTGAGCCGCGGCCTTGGATATGAAATTATGGGTTGCTCCTGGATCAATCATCACTACCACGTCTTGCTCATTTATGATACCAGCCAAACGCATCGTTTTTGGGCCGGTTAGTCCGATTACGGAGCTCTGGGAGACTTCTGGGGTCAAATTTGAGTTTGGATGGGTTATATAGGCTTCGTTCGCACTTACTTCCGCCACCGCAAACTCTCCTTCTTCCGCCGTTTCCTCCTCCTCATATTCTTTCGTGAGTAAAACGCTCAACCCCCGGCGCTGACAACGATGGCTAACCGATCACTTCTCATCACAACGGAAGCATAGCCCTTGCTCCCTCTTCTGCTGGAGCTCTTTCTCGAAAAGTCGCCTTACCTCACCGGAGTTTTTGTAAGGATTAAGGGTGTTTCGATTTGTGAAAGGATGGGGAGTGATGGAGTTGGGTGTCTGGGTTGTTTTTGAAAGAGGATGGTTTTGACTTTGGTTAGTGGGATATGGGTATGCACGTGGGTTTGAGTTAGGGAGTCGCCACGTGGGCGGATTTAAATTCAGCTTGGGCCTTGGGCCCAATTTCCATTTCTCCTCAATTCTTAAAGATAGCTCCATAGCCTGATCCAATGTAATCGGATCTAAGATCCGAACCTCAATCCGGATTTCCTCCTTTAATCCCTTTATATATTGCCCTTTTGCTATCTCTTCTGGTACACCATCTATCGGTGCCAATAG
This genomic interval carries:
- the LOC130802130 gene encoding alpha-N-acetylglucosaminidase gives rise to the protein MFHFKSLLPLLILILIFRKCTSLNSFQNSEPIKALINRLDSQRSSATVQENAVEGILQRLLPSHSSSFIFKIISKDVCGGDSCFQIENYKQSSKNGPLIVIKGTTAVELASGLHWYLKYSCGAHISWDKTGGFQIASIPEPESLPFVRDEGLVFKRPVPWNYYQNVVTSSYSFVWWDWQRWEKEIDWMALQGINLPLAFTAQEAIWQKVFMDFNVSKEDLNDFFGGPAFLAWARMGNLHGWGGPLSQNWLDQQLVLQKQILSRMLELGMTPVLPSFSGNVPAALRNIYPSSNITRLGNWNTVSGDPRWCCTFLLDPSDPLFVKLGEAFIQKQIKEYGDVTDIYNCDTFNENSPPTDDPAYISSLGSAVYEAMVKGDKHAVWLMQGWLFYSDSKFWKPPQMEALLHSVPKGKMIVLDLFADVKPVWKISSQFYGTPYIWCMLHNFGGNIEMYGVLDSISSGPVDARISENSTMVGVGMCMEGIEHNPVVYELMSEMAYRNEKVQLVEWIKTYSHRRYGKAIHQLETAWEILYHTIYNCTDGIADHNKDYIVEFPDWDPVTNTTLYVTTENQKQNLFNLQGSSRHFLLESGLSLPSPHLWYPTQEVIKALRLFLDARNDLVGSLTYRYDLVDLTRQALSKLANDAYLKAVTAFLLRDIKALDIHCQKFIQLIKDIEELLASDDNFLLGTWLDSAKRLASNPMEMRQFEWNARTQITMWFDTTETKQSKLHDYANKFWSGLLEDYYLPRAETYFNNLRRSLKNNKIFQADLWRREWISYSNKWQSGTNIYPVKARGDALSIAEKMYAKYFS